One segment of Ignavibacteriales bacterium DNA contains the following:
- a CDS encoding SPASM domain-containing protein produces MVWGLPISYSIEPTNHCNLKCPECPSGLGTLTRPLGLLNFDDFKNWIDQIKDTGFYVQLFFQGEPYINKHLPEMIRYAQANNVYISISTNGHFVNEKNVDQVLENAPDKLIYSVDGLDEESYQKYRVGGTFKQADEGLRLLINRKKDLKKQKPFVEFQFIVMKQNEHQLDEVQKYCDEVGVDKLVFKTMQISSYENAVKFLPSNPKFRRYLVKDGKFSIKNKLKNHCFALWRTSVITWDGKVVPCCFDKDAKFTLGIQNGNKFSDIWISDEYQKFRTSVLDDRTQNSMCTNCTEGLKINILEIEQ; encoded by the coding sequence ATAGTTTGGGGCTTACCGATTTCCTATTCTATCGAGCCAACAAATCATTGCAATTTAAAATGTCCGGAATGTCCTTCAGGGCTGGGAACACTTACACGACCCTTGGGTTTACTTAACTTTGATGATTTTAAAAACTGGATTGACCAAATAAAAGATACCGGGTTTTATGTTCAATTATTTTTTCAAGGTGAACCATACATTAACAAGCATCTGCCAGAAATGATAAGGTATGCGCAAGCAAATAATGTTTACATTTCCATCAGCACAAACGGGCATTTTGTAAATGAAAAAAATGTTGATCAGGTTTTAGAAAATGCTCCAGACAAATTAATTTATTCAGTGGATGGACTTGATGAGGAAAGTTATCAAAAGTATCGTGTAGGCGGTACATTTAAACAAGCTGATGAAGGATTGCGACTTTTAATTAATCGTAAAAAGGATTTGAAGAAACAAAAGCCGTTTGTTGAATTCCAATTTATTGTGATGAAACAAAACGAGCATCAACTTGATGAAGTACAAAAATATTGTGATGAAGTTGGAGTTGATAAACTTGTTTTTAAAACTATGCAAATATCATCTTACGAAAATGCGGTAAAGTTTCTGCCAAGTAACCCAAAGTTTAGGAGATATTTAGTTAAGGATGGAAAATTTTCTATAAAGAATAAATTAAAGAATCATTGTTTTGCTTTGTGGCGCACTTCTGTAATTACGTGGGATGGTAAAGTTGTTCCGTGCTGTTTTGATAAAGATGCGAAATTCACTTTAGGAATTCAAAATGGAAATAAATTTTCAGATATTTGGATTTCGGATGAGTACCAAAAGTTTAGAACCTCAGTTTTAGACGATAGAACACAAAATTCAATGTGCACAAATTGCACTGAAGGATTAAAAATTAATATTCTTGAAATTGAACAATAA
- the bshC gene encoding bacillithiol biosynthesis cysteine-adding enzyme BshC, with translation MFINFSDIPKNQNLFLDYIYEFENVKGYYKHDFRNKDGYAQLFKNISESKKNKSFNLSPIIKNQYASLQNISEITLQNIEQIDSLKTIAVVTGQQLGILGGPLYTIYKIITAIKLANQLSKRYDEYNFVPVFWLEADDHDFNEVRSINLFDNENQVINVGYKEQISDDDAKQSIGNINFDESLNDFLIRFESCLRDTDFKNELILKIKDCYKVGNSFKQSIKELLFWLFDERGLIIFDPQDSAVKTLLKPIFKKEVNDFATHTQKLIQTSAKLEENYHAQVKVKPVNMFYHTDDGRYSIEPVEDIFKLRRKRKQFTKEEILKEIENSPERFSPNVLLRPICQDYLLPTGFYIAGPSEISYFAQITPLYDFYKIIAPIIYPRSSVTLMEKNVGTALDKHDLTLTDIFLGLDELKEKVIAGLSEYNIEKAFEDSVNEIDLTFDKLKENLFAIDKTLVDSSARYRERIISSINELKSKATKAQENKHETTIRQLTRLSNLLYPLDNLQEREINFTYFYNKYGKDLVSKIHNDISISEFEHQVITL, from the coding sequence ATGTTTATTAATTTCAGTGATATTCCTAAAAATCAAAATTTGTTTCTTGACTATATATATGAGTTCGAGAATGTAAAAGGATATTATAAACATGATTTCCGTAACAAAGATGGTTATGCACAATTATTCAAAAATATTTCCGAATCAAAGAAGAACAAATCATTCAATTTATCACCAATAATAAAAAATCAATACGCTTCATTACAGAATATTTCAGAAATAACTTTACAGAACATCGAACAAATTGATAGTCTAAAAACAATTGCAGTTGTTACGGGTCAGCAGCTTGGCATTTTAGGTGGACCTCTTTATACGATTTATAAAATTATAACTGCCATAAAATTAGCAAATCAATTATCCAAACGTTATGATGAATACAATTTCGTTCCTGTATTTTGGTTAGAAGCTGATGACCACGATTTTAATGAAGTTCGCTCTATAAATTTATTTGATAATGAAAATCAGGTTATTAATGTTGGATACAAAGAACAGATTAGCGATGATGATGCAAAGCAAAGTATCGGCAATATTAATTTTGATGAATCATTAAATGACTTTTTAATTCGATTTGAAAGCTGTTTAAGAGATACTGATTTTAAAAATGAATTAATTCTTAAAATCAAAGATTGTTATAAAGTTGGAAATTCATTTAAACAGAGTATTAAAGAATTATTGTTCTGGCTTTTTGATGAACGTGGGCTTATAATATTTGACCCACAAGATTCAGCAGTAAAAACTTTGCTTAAACCTATATTTAAAAAAGAAGTAAATGATTTTGCCACTCATACACAAAAATTAATTCAAACTAGTGCTAAGCTTGAGGAAAATTATCATGCTCAAGTAAAAGTTAAACCCGTAAATATGTTTTATCATACTGATGATGGAAGATATTCAATTGAACCTGTTGAAGATATTTTTAAACTAAGAAGAAAACGAAAACAATTTACAAAAGAAGAGATTCTTAAGGAGATTGAAAACTCACCTGAAAGATTTAGTCCAAATGTTTTGTTGAGACCAATTTGTCAGGATTATCTTTTACCGACAGGCTTTTATATAGCTGGTCCAAGTGAGATTTCCTACTTTGCGCAGATAACTCCGCTCTATGATTTTTATAAAATTATAGCTCCAATTATCTACCCAAGATCTTCTGTTACTCTGATGGAAAAAAATGTGGGAACAGCATTGGATAAACATGATTTAACTCTAACGGATATTTTTCTTGGATTAGACGAACTGAAAGAAAAAGTTATTGCAGGACTTTCTGAGTACAACATCGAAAAAGCATTTGAAGACTCCGTAAATGAAATTGATTTAACTTTTGATAAGTTAAAGGAAAATCTTTTTGCGATTGACAAAACACTGGTCGATTCAAGTGCACGATATAGAGAAAGAATTATTTCTTCAATTAATGAATTAAAATCTAAAGCCACTAAAGCCCAAGAAAACAAGCACGAAACTACAATTCGCCAATTAACACGATTATCAAATTTACTCTATCCATTAGATAATTTGCAGGAACGGGAGATCAATTTTACATACTTCTATAATAAGTATGGAAAAGATTTAGTTAGCAAAATTCATAATGATATTTCAATAAGCGAGTTTGAACATCAGGTGATTACTTTATAG
- the aroA gene encoding 3-phosphoshikimate 1-carboxyvinyltransferase — MKERFEKIKKVGGEIALAGDKSISHRAVIFSAMASGKSIITNLSQGQDVVSTMVIMHKLGASILTKDRKIIIGGLGYKGFMAPSSSLDCGNSGTSARLISGLLAAQDFNSTLVGDQSLSQRPMKRVTDPLQKMGVEFETSKNQTLPLIIKSSRTLKNICYEMPVASAQVKSSILIAGLHLEDETIVIENEQTRNHTEKMLGLPIQKTDGKIFSSSSRQFYPNANDYFIPGDISSAAFHIVLALLTPNSELLIKAVSLNPTRIGFIDILKKMGANILFEDVKTSSNEEYGNVIIKSSQLKNINIDSECIPNIIDEIAILTIAGIFADGDFLIKNANELRVKESDRVKSICSNLKLLGLNVDEFEDGFSVSGSIKNSNPVFESFGDHRIAMAFAILSMLLDSGGEINGFECVAISNPKFEEQIKQIVS, encoded by the coding sequence TTGAAAGAACGTTTTGAAAAAATAAAAAAAGTAGGTGGTGAGATTGCTTTAGCAGGTGATAAATCAATTTCGCATCGTGCAGTTATTTTTTCAGCAATGGCTTCTGGCAAATCTATTATTACAAATTTATCTCAAGGGCAAGATGTAGTTTCAACAATGGTTATAATGCACAAATTAGGTGCAAGCATTTTAACTAAAGATAGAAAAATAATCATTGGTGGCCTTGGTTATAAAGGTTTTATGGCTCCTTCATCAAGTTTAGATTGTGGAAATTCTGGAACATCCGCAAGATTAATTTCTGGATTGTTAGCTGCTCAGGATTTTAATTCAACGCTTGTGGGAGATCAATCACTTTCTCAACGTCCGATGAAAAGAGTAACTGATCCTCTTCAAAAAATGGGTGTTGAATTTGAAACTTCCAAAAATCAAACACTTCCTTTGATAATTAAGTCAAGTAGAACATTAAAGAATATTTGTTATGAAATGCCTGTTGCAAGTGCCCAAGTTAAGAGTTCAATCTTAATAGCCGGGCTTCATTTAGAAGATGAAACCATTGTTATTGAAAATGAGCAAACTAGAAATCATACAGAAAAAATGCTTGGTTTGCCGATACAAAAGACTGATGGAAAAATATTTTCATCCTCATCAAGACAATTCTATCCGAATGCCAATGATTATTTTATTCCCGGTGATATTTCTTCGGCTGCATTCCACATTGTCCTAGCTTTACTCACACCAAATTCGGAATTGTTAATTAAAGCTGTTTCCTTAAATCCAACGCGAATTGGATTTATTGATATACTTAAAAAAATGGGTGCTAATATTTTATTTGAGGATGTTAAAACTTCCAGCAATGAAGAATATGGAAATGTAATCATTAAATCATCCCAGCTAAAAAATATTAATATTGATTCGGAATGCATTCCAAATATTATTGATGAAATTGCAATATTAACTATAGCTGGAATTTTTGCTGACGGCGATTTTTTAATTAAAAATGCTAATGAACTAAGAGTTAAAGAATCAGACAGAGTCAAATCTATTTGTTCCAATCTTAAGTTACTTGGACTAAATGTTGATGAATTTGAAGATGGGTTTAGCGTTAGTGGTTCAATTAAAAATTCAAATCCAGTTTTTGAAAGTTTTGGTGACCACAGAATAGCAATGGCATTTGCAATTCTAAGTATGTTATTAGATAGTGGGGGAGAAATAAACGGATTTGAATGTGTCGCAATTTCAAATCCAAAGTTTGAAGAACAAATAAAACAAATTGTTAGTTAA
- a CDS encoding RNA methyltransferase — protein MRSSKTEKRLEKITRVISSRQHSLTVVMENIHDPHNVSAIFRTCDAVGIPNVNLVYNYETFPRIGKKSSASAFKWVDKEKYKTIEECYSELQKNGFKIFASSLSGNSKNLYELNLAQKAAIVVGNEHRGVSDEAARLADETFLIPQFGMVQSLNVSVATAVILYEAMRQRYSAGMYDLSELDENMLEKMIDNWCEK, from the coding sequence TTGCGAAGTAGTAAAACTGAAAAACGATTAGAAAAAATCACTCGTGTAATAAGTTCCCGCCAGCATTCTCTAACAGTTGTAATGGAAAATATACACGACCCACACAACGTTTCTGCAATTTTTAGAACTTGTGATGCAGTTGGAATTCCAAATGTTAATTTAGTTTACAACTATGAAACATTTCCAAGAATTGGAAAAAAATCTTCCGCCTCTGCCTTTAAATGGGTTGATAAAGAAAAATATAAAACTATTGAAGAATGTTATTCTGAATTACAAAAAAATGGATTTAAAATATTCGCATCATCGCTTTCTGGGAATTCAAAAAATCTTTATGAACTTAATTTGGCGCAAAAAGCAGCAATAGTGGTTGGTAATGAGCATCGTGGTGTTTCTGATGAAGCAGCACGCCTAGCAGACGAAACATTTCTTATTCCTCAATTTGGTATGGTGCAAAGCTTAAATGTTTCAGTAGCAACTGCTGTGATTCTTTATGAGGCCATGCGCCAAAGGTATTCAGCGGGAATGTACGACTTGAGTGAACTTGATGAAAATATGCTCGAAAAAATGATTGATAATTGGTGCGAGAAATAG
- the deoC gene encoding deoxyribose-phosphate aldolase — protein MNWKELVTEENIKKILNDISLIEKSNQKTELRLSTKEIAGMIDHTLLKPDATSLEIEQLCDEAMQYNFASVCVNPSYVSKCFEMIKSSNVKVCTVIGFPLGATTTQSKVLEAEEAIKNGAEELDLVINIGKLKDKDYNYVYNDIKSIADLSKKHLCSSKVIFETCLISDEEKIVACLLSKEAGADFVKTSTGFSKGGATIHDVALMKFVVGDKLQVKASGGIRSYEDAIEMINAGATRLGASAGVKIIAGQKSESSY, from the coding sequence ATGAATTGGAAAGAATTAGTAACTGAAGAAAATATTAAAAAGATATTGAATGATATTTCTTTGATTGAAAAATCAAACCAAAAAACTGAATTACGATTATCTACAAAAGAAATTGCCGGAATGATTGATCACACTTTATTAAAACCAGATGCAACCAGTTTAGAAATAGAACAACTTTGTGATGAAGCGATGCAGTATAATTTTGCTTCCGTTTGCGTAAACCCTTCTTATGTTTCAAAATGTTTTGAGATGATAAAATCATCAAATGTTAAAGTATGTACTGTTATTGGATTTCCATTAGGCGCAACGACCACTCAATCAAAGGTTTTAGAAGCTGAAGAAGCAATAAAAAATGGTGCTGAAGAACTTGATTTGGTAATCAATATTGGAAAATTAAAAGACAAAGATTACAATTATGTTTATAATGATATTAAATCTATTGCCGATTTATCTAAAAAACATCTATGTTCCTCAAAAGTGATTTTTGAAACCTGTTTAATTTCCGATGAAGAAAAAATTGTTGCTTGTTTATTGTCTAAAGAAGCTGGAGCAGATTTTGTAAAAACCTCAACCGGATTTTCTAAGGGTGGAGCAACGATTCATGATGTTGCATTAATGAAATTTGTTGTTGGAGATAAATTGCAAGTTAAAGCTTCTGGCGGAATTCGCTCTTATGAAGATGCAATTGAGATGATAAATGCAGGCGCAACAAGATTAGGTGCAAGTGCAGGAGTTAAAATAATAGCAGGGCAAAAGTCTGAAAGCAGTTATTAG
- the folD gene encoding bifunctional methylenetetrahydrofolate dehydrogenase/methenyltetrahydrofolate cyclohydrolase FolD yields MILIDGKKVAAEIRNELKEKITKLKSDGKNIPGLVAIIVGDDPASHIYVSSKGKACEEIGMLSKTEKLSPDISEEELLSIIESYNENKDYHGILVQLPLPKHINEDKVIETISPKKDVDGFHPISVGNLVIGKDTFASCTPAGIQELLMRYKIETKGKHVVVVGRSNIVGKPIANIMLQKAEGANSIVTIVHSAAKDISYYTKQADILIAAIGKAEMIKADMVKDGVIVIDVGINRIEDSTKPKGYRIVGDVEFETVSKKASFITPVPGGVGPMTIAMLLSNTFKAYNLYGEK; encoded by the coding sequence ATGATTCTAATTGATGGTAAAAAAGTTGCTGCAGAAATCCGCAATGAACTAAAAGAAAAAATTACAAAGCTTAAATCTGATGGAAAAAATATTCCTGGTTTAGTGGCAATTATTGTAGGTGATGACCCGGCATCACATATTTATGTCTCAAGCAAAGGTAAAGCATGTGAAGAGATAGGGATGCTGAGTAAAACCGAAAAACTTAGCCCTGATATTTCTGAAGAAGAACTTCTGTCAATCATAGAATCTTACAATGAAAATAAAGATTATCATGGTATTCTTGTTCAACTCCCTTTGCCAAAACATATAAATGAAGATAAAGTAATTGAAACAATCTCCCCTAAAAAAGATGTTGATGGGTTTCATCCAATATCAGTGGGCAATCTTGTAATTGGAAAAGATACTTTTGCATCATGCACTCCAGCCGGCATTCAGGAATTATTGATGCGATACAAAATTGAAACAAAAGGTAAACATGTTGTAGTTGTTGGAAGAAGTAATATTGTAGGCAAACCAATTGCAAATATTATGCTGCAAAAAGCTGAAGGTGCAAATTCAATTGTTACAATTGTTCACTCAGCCGCAAAAGATATTTCTTATTACACAAAACAAGCTGATATTTTGATCGCTGCAATTGGTAAAGCAGAAATGATAAAAGCAGATATGGTTAAAGATGGTGTTATTGTTATTGATGTCGGAATTAATCGGATTGAAGATTCAACAAAACCAAAAGGTTACCGAATTGTTGGTGATGTTGAATTTGAAACCGTTTCAAAAAAGGCTTCGTTTATTACTCCTGTGCCTGGTGGAGTTGGACCAATGACAATTGCTATGTTGTTAAGTAATACTTTTAAGGCATATAATTTATATGGTGAAAAATGA